Proteins encoded by one window of Lemur catta isolate mLemCat1 chromosome 12, mLemCat1.pri, whole genome shotgun sequence:
- the PRR16 gene encoding protein Largen isoform X2 → MTDSSKTDTLNSSSSGTTASSLEKIKVQANAPLIKPPAHPSAILTVLRKPNPPPPPPRLTPVKCEDSQRVVPTANPVKTNGTLLRNGSLPGGPNKIPNGDICCIPNSSLDKAPVQPLMHRPEKDRCPQAGPRERVRFNEKVQYHGYCPDCDTRYNIKNREVHLHNEPIHPPGKNPHQGPLLPPPPHLPPFPLENGGLGISQSNSFPPLRPATVPPPTAPKPQKTILRKSTTTTV, encoded by the coding sequence ATGACCGACAGCTCCAAAACGGACACGCTGAACAGTAGCTCGAGCGGCACAACAGCCTCCAGCCTAGAGAAGATCAAAGTGCAGGCTAATGCACCGCTTATTAAACCCCCAGCACACCCATCTGCCATCCTCACGGTCCTGAGAAAGCCAAACCCTCCACCACCGCCTCCACGGTTGACACCTGTGAAGTGCGAGGACTCCCAAAGGGTAGTGCCAACTGCCAATCCTGTAAAGACCAATGGCACCCTCCTACGAAACGGAAGCTTACCAGGTGGACCTAACAAAATTCCAAATGGAGATATCTGCTGCATACCCAACAGCAGTCTGGACAAGGCTCCAGTGCAGCCTCTAATGCATAGACCTGAAAAAGACAGGTGTCCCCAGGCGGGGCCTCGAGAACGGGTTCGGTTTAATGAAAAAGTGCAGTACCATGGCTATTGTCCCGACTGTGATACCCGGTATAACATAAAAAACAGGGAGGTCCACTTACACAACGAACCTATCCACCCACCAGGAAAAAATCCTCACCAGgggcctctcctccctcctccaccccatctCCCTCCTTTCCCACTAGAAAACGGGGGCCTGGGAATAAGCCAGAGTAACAGCTTCCCCCCTCTCAGACCTGCAACTGTGCCTCCTCCCACTGCACCAAAACCACAGAAGACGATCTTGAGGAAATCAACCACTACAACAGTGTGA